Genomic segment of Anaerobacillus alkaliphilus:
TCAATTAAGCTTAGATAAAGATGACTGGGAACCATATGGCAAATATAAAGCGAAAATATCTTTAGATGTTCTAGAGAGATTACATACTAAGGAAGATGGCAAAGTTATTTTAGTTACGGCAATTAGCCCTACACCTGCTGGAGAAGGAAAATCAACCGTGACGGTAGGACTAGGTCAGGGATTAACAAAAATTGGAAAAAATGCAATGATTGCTCTTAGAGAACCTTCACTAGGACCTAGCATGGGGATTAAAGGTGGAGCAGCTGGTGGTGGCTACTCTCAAGTTGTTCCAATGGAAGATATAAATCTTCATTTCACTGGTGACTTTCATGCGATAACAACAGCACACAATGCTTTAGCTGCCTTATTAGACAATCATATCCATCAAGGCAATACGTTGAATATTGATGTTCGACGAGTTGTTTGGAAACGGGTTGTTGATTTAAATGATCGTGCGCTCAGACAAGTGGTCATCGGTTTAGGTGGGCCTGTTCAGGGGGTACCTAGGGAAACTGGATTTGACATAACCGTCGCCTCTGAAATTATGGCAATCCTTTGTCTGGCAAATAATCTACAAGATCTGAAAGCACGACTTTCAAAAGTAGTTGTTGCATATAACTTTGCTCAACAGCCCGTAACCGTGAAAGATTTGGGTGTTGAAGGCGCACTGACTCTTCTATTAAAAGATGCAATAAAGCCAAACTTAGTTCAAACATTAGAAGGTACACCTGCATTAATTCATGGCGGACCTTTTGCTAACATTGCCCATGGTTGTAACAGTGTCATTGCTACGAAGATGGCTGCTAAGCTTGCAGATTATGTCGTGACAGAGGCAGGCTTTGGTGCCGACCTAGGGGCTGAAAAATTTCTTAATATTAAAGCTAGATATGCAAAACTAAAACCAAGTCTTGTAGTAGTAGTAGCGACAGTAAGAGCGTTAAAGATGCATGGTGGAGTTCCAAAAGTTGAATTGAAACAAGAGAATGGAGAGGCGCTTAAGCTTGGGATTGATAACTTGTTAAAGCATATTGAGACTATACGAGCGTTTGGTCTCCCTCTCGTTGTAGCTATAAATAAGTTTATTACAGATACAGAAGAGGAAATCAAAATCTTGCAAAACCTTTGTAAGGAGCATGGAGTAGAGGCTGTTCTGACCGAAGTCTGGGCTAAAGGTGGGGAAGGAGCATCGGAACTAGCTCAAAGGTGTGTTTCATTAATTGACGTTGAGGAAAACCGCTTCGAGCATCTATATCCGTTAGATGCTTCGATCCAGGAAAAGATTGAAACAATAGCTAGAAAAGTTTATGGAGCTAGTGGTGTAGAATTTACTTCAAAAGTAAAAAGACAAATCGCTTCATTTGAGAAAGAAGGTTGGGGAGAGTTGCCAATTTGTATGGCAAAAACTCAATATTCGCTGTCGGATGATCCTACTCGCTTAGGTAGGCCCAAAGACTTTACGATTACTGTCAGGGAATTAAGACCTTCAGTTGGAGCAGGCTTTATTGTCGCGCTAACAGGAGATGTGATGACAATGCCCGGTCTTCCGAAACAACCGGCGGCATTACGCATGGATGTATCAGAGGACGGTAAGGCAATAGGATTATTTTAGAGAATGAAAAGAACTAAACCGATTGGTTTAGTTCTTTTATTTTATTGGAAAAATAAAATTTTAGTCAGTATTCTCTTCAACATAGGCAATAAGCGCAACATGCTTCCCAAGTTGCTCCTCTATTTTCTTTTCTAGATGAGTAATTTCTTCCATAACTTCTTTGTTGCTTCGAATATCTTCAATTTGGTACTCCTTCATTTTTTTTCCTCCTTTTATAAATGTGTTGCTATTAGGTATTATTTATCCCTTCATCAGTAGTAATTATTAGGCTCATTTTCGTTCTAATAAGGATAATGATTTTCTTAACTTCTGAATAGAATTAGTAGCAGTCTGTTTACTTAATTTTCTTAGTAGGGAGTGCCTCAAATGAAAAAACGTGTATTATTACTTCTAATTGGGTTTTGGTGTTTAAAAATGTCGATGAATATGTTTCCTACACTTGATGTATTAACTAATGAGAATTTTATACAGAAACTGGTCTTTGAGCCATTTAAATTGCTAGG
This window contains:
- a CDS encoding formate--tetrahydrofolate ligase — protein: MNEVKTDIEIAQECIMKPISEIIDQLSLDKDDWEPYGKYKAKISLDVLERLHTKEDGKVILVTAISPTPAGEGKSTVTVGLGQGLTKIGKNAMIALREPSLGPSMGIKGGAAGGGYSQVVPMEDINLHFTGDFHAITTAHNALAALLDNHIHQGNTLNIDVRRVVWKRVVDLNDRALRQVVIGLGGPVQGVPRETGFDITVASEIMAILCLANNLQDLKARLSKVVVAYNFAQQPVTVKDLGVEGALTLLLKDAIKPNLVQTLEGTPALIHGGPFANIAHGCNSVIATKMAAKLADYVVTEAGFGADLGAEKFLNIKARYAKLKPSLVVVVATVRALKMHGGVPKVELKQENGEALKLGIDNLLKHIETIRAFGLPLVVAINKFITDTEEEIKILQNLCKEHGVEAVLTEVWAKGGEGASELAQRCVSLIDVEENRFEHLYPLDASIQEKIETIARKVYGASGVEFTSKVKRQIASFEKEGWGELPICMAKTQYSLSDDPTRLGRPKDFTITVRELRPSVGAGFIVALTGDVMTMPGLPKQPAALRMDVSEDGKAIGLF